gaatggctttggtcaaaatgttgatagtgatggacaatgaagtccaggctgaggtgtctcagatggagatgaggaacttgttgggaactgcaataaaggtgattcttgctatgctttagcaaagagactggtagcattttgctcctgtcctagagatttgtagaactttgaatgtgagagagatgatttagggtatctggtggaagaaatttctaagcagcaaagcattcaagaggaaagagagcataaaagtttagaatatttgcagcctgacaatgtggtagaagagaaaaacccattttctggggagaaatcaAGTGACTGCAGAAATTCACATAAGTCacaaggaaccaaatgttaatcaccaagacaatggggaaaatgtcttcagggcatgtcagagacattcacagcagcccctccaatCACAGGTCCTGAGACCTAGGAGGGAAAATACGGTTTCCTGAGCTGGGTCCAGGGTCCCCCGTGCTGCCTCACAACTTGgcgccctgcatcccagccactccagccctgGTCTAAAAGGtgccaaggtacagctcgggccatatcttcagagggtgcaagccccaagccttggtggcttccatgtggtgttggtccTGCAGGTccaacagaagacaagaattgaggtttgggaacctttgcctagatttcagaggatgcatggaaatgcctggatgtccaggcagaagtttgctctaggggcagagtcctcatggagaacctctgatagggcagtgtgaaagggaaatgtggggttggagcccccaaacagagtccccactgggggaCTACCTAGTAGAGATTGTTTTAGAACTTAAAGGTTTAATGACtaccctattggatttcagacttgcacggggcctgtagcccctttgttttggccaatttctcccttttgaaacaggtgtatttacccagtatctgtatccccattgtatacaggaagtaactaacttgcttttgattttacaggctcataagcagaagaaacttgccttgtctcaggtaagactttggactgtggacttttgagtaaatgctgaaatgagttaagactttgggggactgctggAAAGGCATAATTgatttgaaatgtgagaacatgatatttgggaggtaccaggggtggaatgatatggtttgcttgtgtccccaccaaaatctcatcgtGGATTTTAGTTCCCACAACCCCcacgtcatgggagggacccagttggAGGCAATTGGATCAGGGACAGTTACCCCCATcctgctgttctcataatagtgaatgagttctcacgagatctgatggttttaaaaggggcatttccccctttgctcggcacttctttCTCCTGCCGCCAtatgaaggatgtgtttgcttcccttcaatcttgattgtaagtttcctgaggcatccccagcccagcagagctgtgagtcaattgaacctctttcctttataaattacccagtcttgggcagttcttcatagcagagTGATAACTTACTAGAACAACCTCTTAACAAAAATGGTcagataggctgggcatggtggctcacatctgtaatcccagcactttggtaggccaaggtgggcggactacctgaggtcagcagttcaagaccagcctggccaacacagtgaaaccccatctctactgaaaatacaaaaattagccaggagtggtggtgagcacctatcatcccagctacttgggaggccgaggcaggcgaattacttgaacccgggaggcagaggttgcagtgagccaagattgtgccactgcactccagcctgggtgagagagcaaaactccatctcaaaataaataaataacttaattaattaaaataaaataaaattagacaaaaacGATCATACAAACAATTCATCCCACACTGTCTTCAGCTGTCCGTACTTCATCCTCCTTGTAGAGCAATTTTGATGATTCAAGACAAGTGAATCAAAAATACCTAAAATGatgttgctatggtttgagtgtCCCCCCACAaaactcattttgaaatttaactgctattttaataatattaaaaggtGAGACTATTAAAAGATAATTAGACCATGAGGactttgccctcatgaatggataaatgtcATTATTCTTGGAGTGTGTTTGCTATGAAAGGATGAGTTCAACCGTCTCTCATTCTCTTGACCTCTCTTACCCTCTCACCTTCTGCCTTGGGATGATGTAGGAAGAAAGCCCTTGACAGATGCCAGCACCCTGAtattagacttcccagccttcgaaactgtgagaagtaaatttcttttctttataaattatccagtcggtggtattctgttacagcagcacaaaatggactaagacaggtatggattgaaatgaaaaatgaacgGATGAGtgggtaggtagatggatggatgaatggatcaaTGGATAAATTGGTTGAATGAGTAATGAATGGACAGATGCAAGCAATAACTTGCAAACTATTCTACAGGAACTCATGGTGCCATAAGGAGTCATTACGACTTTTTACAACTTAtggcatttattttttcagaaaatataaaatctttattAGAAAAATTAGATCTGCTTGTCATAAATAATTCAAACAATGTTTAAGTATATAAAGCAGGAAGTTAAAGTCTCCCTTGAATCTTAAGCCTTAGAAATAACCACTATAGCTGTATACTATACATACTTCCAGATTTTCTGAGCACATACAAATTAACATTGCACATATTAGAATGCACTTATTATATGAAGTTGTTTTATACTATACATACTGCCAATCCTACCAAAACTGACAGAGTGATGTCTCTGAAGGccacaaacaaaacaatttttaaaaatgtgcgtTTGTATTGTAAATAATTTATAGAGAATCTTGCATTTATATTGAAAGAGCTTCATAACAATCCTACAAACAAACAGGAACTAGCGTCCTCATTttaaagaagcagcagcagagggTGAGTTACTTGCCCAAGATTTTATGGCCAACAAATAATAGTCAGGCCAATTactttaactaaattataaaGTTTCTCAGAGCAGAAACCACACATAATTCCAGTTTTGTATCATttacagtacctggcacaaaatTATAAACAGGTATGAGGAGGGTATGATGTTTATATTGCTTACTGCTCTATGCCACACATAtaacaaatggtcaataaacatcTGTGAAACAAATGGATGGAAAGATgtataaaagaagaggaaatgggaAGAGATTCTAAATGAACTAAGATACTTATCAAACCATCATTTTTTCAATTTGGACAATAATAAATACGTTTAGCAGCTCATCCACTCCGTAAGCATAATACAACATGATAACCAATATCATTGATATCAATATCAAAATGATATCAATTGAATATACTCTAGATAAGAGTGACATCAACAATTACTGATTTCCTCTTTAACAGTGAAATGCCATAGTAAAAAATATTGAACAGTAGACACTATACACCCTTATTGTTGCTAAAAGAAGCTATTCcgtctatttttttaattttatatcaaatattcACATGGAATTTGGCTCAAACACAATAGATATGCAAactataaaagtataaatagtCCATAGGGACTATGGGAAAGTATAAATAGTCCATAGAATTACTGTGAAATATAAGTGAGACAAGGAACGTTAAGTGCTTATCACTGCACTTGGAATGTGGTAGGTACTCAATAAGTGTTAGATATCATTATTAACATCACTATTAACATCATCATCATAAGGCTTtcctaaaatgattaaaaaattgaGGCTTTCCAAAGGCAAAattatagttcatttattttaaaagttataaaaataactgcacaaaacaataaaaatctagATCACACAAATGCTTGACAGGAAAGCTGAAATgcatttttctgtaaaataaatatatgtcccATCTTCTGCCTAGATGCAGACTACAGGCATATTCTCCTTGAGTGCATCTATGAGAGATGAAATGTCTACTGACCTAATTTCTGTAGCTATTGTATCTGTTTCTTACAGCCACTGTAACAAACCGCCACAAACTTAGTATTatagcttaaaataacaaaatatgttttctgacaGTTATTGGGATCAAAAGTTTAAAAGACATTTCACAGGGCTAAAATTAAGGTGTTAGCAGGGCTGGTTACTTCTGGAGGCTCTAAAAGAGAATCTagggggcatggtggcttatgtctgtaattccagcactttgggaggccgaggcaggtgaatcacctgaggtcaggagttcaagacaagacaggccaacatggtgaaaccccatctctactaaaaatacaaaaaattagctgggcgtggtgatgcatgcctgtaatcccagctactcaggaggctgaggcaggagaactgcttgaacccaggaggcagaggttgcagtgagccaggatggcaacagagcaagacaacatctcaaataagtaaatttataaataaataaaaataaaagagaatctgTTCCCTGCCTTTTTCAACTTCAAGGGGCCACCTGTATTCCTTGGCTCAtagcctcttcctccatcttcaaagctagcAATGTAACATCTTCAAATCTCTGCTTTCCTCATCATATCACACTATAAGTACCTTCATAATTACATTGGGCACACAttgataatccaggataatcccccCCCATCATAAGATCCTTTAGTTAACAATATATGTCCCTTTTGTCATATACAGTAACATATTCATAGGCTCTACATACTAGAATTTAGACATTTGGGGAGGAGCATTATGCTGTCTTTATCACAGTACATCCTCTGGACACCAAATAATCACATTCTTCCACATATAAAATCCATTCATGCCATCTCAACGTCCCATAAATCTTAACCCATTACACAACATCAACTTAAACTCAAAATCTCAAAAACTCAAAAGTCCCAAATTTCCTCATATAAATCAAGCATGAGTCAGACGCATCTGTGAATCTGTGAAACTGGAATAAAAAGTTATTCGCTCCTAAAATTCAATGATATGACAAGTGTAGCGAAACAATTATAGATATCCCCAaccaaagagagagaaatgaaaaataaaaagtgagtcAACAGTCCGAAGCAATTCAGAACTGCAACTGGGCAAACTCCATTAGGTTTCAAGCCCTGGGAATAATCCTTTGGAGTTCTCAGCTCTACCCTCTCGGGCCTCAGTCCCATCCTCTGAGTCCTCCTTTCTATTCCATAAAGGTTAACTTATGTTTGCAAACTCAGTAGTTTCATAAGCCTATTTCCTGCCTGCAGAATTTCAGGAATCCAACAGCCTTCTTTCATTTTATCCTCTGTCCCTTTAAGTCCAAGCTACCAAAGTCTCCGCTaataaaccattcatgaaaacaCTGTGGGTCTCCCAGGTATGTCACAAGAATTTCCTGGATAATCCCAACTCTGAATCCCATCTCAGCGTAATTCATCTCATCATAATTCAGATCTGCTCAATCTCTTCAAAGAGCCCTCTGTGTGGTTGAATAATCTCAGTTTTTGATCCTCCTGAGGCACTAGAAACAAGTTATCTAGCCATGCTTTCAGCTTTCTCTCTAAGTACACTTCTTGACAGTGAATCTAAAAATTTCAGTGTTTTTTGCAATCTGGATAGATTGAGAATGTTCCAACCATCAAGTCCTGGTTTCTTTGAGTTTAAATGTTCTTCTCACAATTtatctctttcctcctcccacaTTTCAGTATAGGCAACAAGAGGAAACCAGGCCATACCTCCAACACTTTATCTAGAAATCTACTCAGCAAAATATCCAAGTTCATCACCTACTAGATCTGCTTTGCACATAACCATAGAATATAATTCCTCTAGACTATCTGCTATTATATAGCAAGTATCTCCTTTCCTCCAGTTTTCAATAACATGTTTCCTATTTATTTCTGAGTCCTTATCAGAAGCACCTTTAACATTCATATGTTTATTAACATTCTCTCTACAATGATTTAGGTATTCTCTAAGATCATACAAGTTCTCTCTACCATTTCCCCCGCTTTCTTCTGAACCCTCACAGTAGTGACTTTAACATCCTCGTTTGTATAAACATTATGTTTATGACAATTAGGTAATCTCTAAGAAAATACAGGTTTTCTCTACCATATCACTTCTTTCTGAGCCCTTATTAGCGGCATCTTTAATGTCCATATTTCTGTTCAAGGCAATCTAAGCTCTTTACATCATGCTCCTCAAAATTCTTCTAGCTTCTACCCAGTGCCCAATTCCAAagccatttctatatttttatgcaCCTGTTACAGCAGCACTCCACTTCCAGGTACCAAAATGTGGAATAGTTTCCTAGGGCTACCattacaaattaccacaaacttagttgcttataacaacacaaatttattctctcatagttctcaAGGTCAAAGTCTAAAATGATTCTCTCTGGGCTAAAGTTAAGGTATTGGCAGGGCTATCTCCTTCTGGAGGCTCACAGGGAGAATCCACTTCCTGTTTTTTCAGCTTCCAGAGGCCTCTTGCATTCCTTTGGTCCATGGCTGCACCACTCTGACCTCTACTTCCATCATCACATATCTTCTGACTCTGACCCTGCTGCCTTTCTCTTACAAAGACCACTGTGATTACACCGGACCCCCAACGTAATCCAGATAACACCCCCAATTCAGATCCTAAActgaatcacatctgcaaagttcctcTGCCACAtaaggtaatatattcacaggttgTGAAGATTATAATGTAAATATCTTTTGGGGGAATTATTCTGTAAACCACAGCCATGTTCATTATTAACTGATTTCTGTTTAAAATACTTAACCCATATTTTCAATTACATAGTTTTAAGCACTAACACCGCTGATTGCCTATCTTACTGAACTAATATCTTGCCATTTCCTCATTTCAAACGttggttcttttaaaagttttgggAAGACGAAATTTAGCAAGagaataaaatcatatattgAATTAAACAATTCCCAGAGCAGTTATACGAATAATATCTCGATTCATTGTTATGGTTCAGAGTATCTCCAAAGTATGTAGTAGTTTTGTTGTTGGGAGAGAGGGGGAAAGCTAAAGCCCTATCACAAAACCGTAACTATTCTGGAGTTGAAAGATAGCTCAGGGGTCATCTCCATTTCAAGGCTGAGAAaaataaggcccagagaggttaaattatTAACCCAATGACATAAACTCCAACAGAGAGGAGAgagtatataaatttattttaatatatctagTGACTAACTATATAGAAATCTGATTTAACAGCAACCACACAGAAAGCTGCTGCATTTTCATAAAAGGAATTTCTTAATCTCAAGTTCAGGTAGTTTTTTATTTAGCTATCTGAGCTTCTCAAGTCTTGAGGCAAATGCTAAAAAGGTAGTTTTCTAAACAGCTAGAGGAATTTCAGACAAACCCCatcaaattcataaaaatagGTATTTGCCAGAATGCTACATAGGATGGTTATCAAGCCAAATGAAAGAGGTTCCACCGTTGTCAGTCTACTGACTGGTGTGGAAAATCCAAACATCTATAGGCTCTATAAGTAATGTAGTTTCTGGCTTCCTTGGAGACCAGCGCTCTAATGGAACTCTAAGACAAATATCTTGTCATATATGTGTATAGCAAAAAAGTACTTTtaagaaaatcagtaaaaaaaaaaaaaaaaggcacttaaATTAAATTTTGCTGTGTCCAATACTACCAATCCTGTTATCCCTTATGAAAAACATCAGAACCACTTGGACACTTTTAAAACGTTATTTTACTAAATGTGTATTTGGTTTCTTGGTTTTGCCAATTACAAGATAAGTAACATAGACTTGAAGTGGAAGTTAAGATATAAAGACTTTAGGAAGGGCAGTAAAAAGTGCTATTGATATGTGAATAggcatctcaataaataaaataaaaatactccaAGTATCCAAAATAATCAAACATTTCAAtatgaaaggaagaaattatgTTTGCATTGACTTATGCAACTAAAGACTcaagtgggctgggcacggtggctcacacctgtaatcccagcacttggggggccaaggcgggcgaatcacgaggtcaggagttcgagaccagcctgagcaatatggtgaaaccccatctctactaaaaatacaaattagccgggcgtggtggcacacgcctgtagtcccagctactaggaaagctgatgcaggagaatcacttgaacccaggaggcggaggttgcagtgagccaagatcacgccactgattccagcccgggtgacagagtgagactccatctcaaaaaaaaaaaaaaaaaaaaaaaaaaagactcaactaTGGCtatggctctgtgtgtgtgtgtgtgtttgtgttcacATGGGTTATCATGTGTACTGTCATTTCAATAAAGATATTATAATCTTattgaattgaaaatatttgcaatacctAGCAAAATtctttacagcttttttttttctcaatacaATCTGATGGTAAAGAATAGAGCATAAATGTGATGTTTAAGGCTCTTTTCATTCCATAGCCAGGGTATGAATGTCTAGGTAAAACTCAAAAATTGCATCAACAGTTTGAGGGTGagtcaaaacataaaatttatcatggctatagaaacagaaaaaaaaaaatacattgccaataaaatagttatttcccctggtaacagaaataaatttcctaataaaaatagaagttaaaaagaaaatgaaaattatacctAAGCACTTTAAacatttcactgaacataattCCATATCCACAAACACATACACGTGGTCTTACATAAATTGAATCTCACCTATACTATGAGTTTGAAATcagtttttctcttattctttaagaaaaaaaaaggtcagggaTATCTTTTCATGTCAATAAATAGGAAAACTACGTAATCATTTTTAGGGCTGCAGACTGTCCCGTCACAGAAGctccataatttatttaagcaaTCCCCTATTGTAAGACACTAAtgctgtttataattttttactctACAACAAACATTGATAAACATCCTGTACCAATCTGTTTACCAATTTATCCAattctctctttaaaataaatgtctacaACTAGAGGAGCTGGATAAATGAGTATACAGAGAATGTATATTAAACTCTTGCCTTGCACAGAAAATTTACCTCTAACCCTTTTGAAAGCAATTTGCCAGAATGCATTAAGGTCCCTAGATGGTAGGTTGGTGGCGGGGTAGTGGTCTGCTGAGCTGTGGAGGGCGGTGGGGCTGAGGGTGGGGTGGAGAGGGCGGTGCCCCTGCTCTGAGGCAGGGActactgggtgacagagacaaagGGGTGTGTGATGGGGCAGGTCACAATGGGTAGGGGAGGATAAAAGTGGTCCTGCGGGGTGGTTTAGCAGCAGTGGATGGTTCAGGTTGGGAAGAAGAGCAGTGGGATTGCCAGTTAAGGTTGTGGAATCAAAGAGCAAAGGCTGTTGTGAAGTGGAATATCAGGCTCAAATGGAGGTCCCTCCCGAATGAGCACTGACACCTGTGTGCCCGGACATCCACGAGGGCCCCAACACCTGTGCTCCTGACAGCTCCATGCACTAAGCAGGGCACAGTCTGGATCCAGGGGACTGACTGTCTCTGGCATTGAGCGGTTGGTAATCAATACCCCACCCTCCCTGTTCTCAGTCACTTGGGGACAAAAAAGAAAGCCTGCAGAACACGACTGCTGGCCCACCTGCCAGAGTAGCCAAGGAAACAGGATGCCCGCTAAAGCATGTTAAGGAAGGTGTGGAGCAGCTGCTGGGAACTGTCTTGATTTAAAGGAAGACATGGAGGACTGCTGTATGCTACCGTATTACACGGCCCAAAGCAGCCCCGCAATGGGCATGTTTAACACCTCCATGGGGAAGCTGCAGCGGCAACTGTACAAAGGCGAGTATACTATATTCAGGTATGCACCCATGTTTGAGAGCGACTTTATCCAGATCAGCAAAAGAGGAGAAGTGATTGACGTGCACAACCGTGCCCGAATGGTAACAATGGGCATCGTTCGCACCAGCCCCTGCCTCACACTACCTGATGTCATGCTGCTGGCCCGACCAGCTGCTGTCTGTGACAATGCCAGGTGTGGTCCTGCCACCCAGAAAAGAGAAAGTCCGCCTGCAGAGATCTTAGAACTAACCAGGCTGCTTCCCTTGATGTTTGTGAAAATAACCATCCACAACAGCGTAAAAAAACAGCTCCACCTGAAGCTTGCCACGGGCCGCTCTTTTTATCTTCAGCTGTGTCCTCCATCGGATGCAAGTGAAGACCTTTTTGTTCACTGGGAAAACCTTGTTTACATCCTGAGACCACCAGTGGAGGCTTACAGTGATACCAGGGCTATCCTAGCTGGGAACACATTGGACTCATCTGTGTTGGAGGAAGTGCAGAGGAGCCCAGTGGTGAGTCTATGCAGAGACTAGATGGGGCCTGGATGCTTTGGGGGAGAGCAGGTACAGGTCCTGTAAAGCCTTTGGTGCTGCAGCTCACCTGGGAAATGCATTGCATTTGGAAGGTCTGAAGGCCAAATGAGCTTCCATTTGGAGGCCATGGTACATTGAGGAGGTTCCTAGTGCTTCTCCAGGGTTCTCCAAGCCTGAATTTCAGAGATTTCTTAGCTGTCAGCAACTCTTCATTTTATATCCACAGCTGTTCATTTTATATCAATGTTGTAATGCTGTCCAAAGCATCCTGACCAGTCTATTCTGAAACACATACTATGACCTAGGCAGGCTGATATGTTGTAGGACGTGTCTCCCTGCAATTGCCACTTATATACATTGGTGGCAACACAACATGTTTGTGTACTTGtgcaataatttctttttgttgtttacctataggaagagaaaggagatctTGCTGGTCTCACTGTCTTTGCTTATTTGTTCTCTCCCTAGGGATATGCCATGAAGTTTTGTGAAGAGAAGGAGCAATTCAGAATCAGTAGACTTCACATGAATGCTGAAATGTTTGGGTCCACCTATTGTGATTATACAATAGAGATATGAATCCAACATACCTCCCACATATACTACGTTCAAGAGTTCACACACCCCTGCAGTCATAAAACCTATAGTGCCTGATGAAGGGGCAGGGTAGCAACAGCAGTAGTGATGACAGTAAGCACCACCACAGGTACCATGGATGTGGCTGCAACCAAGTCTGCAGACTCAGGAGAGAAACACAGCACTGGCAAAAGCAGCCTTCAGAGGTCCAGGAGGAAGTATAGCCAGCATGGCTATTAGTGGGTGCTTCCATGTCTTAATCTTGTTATAGCAAGGGCTGCATGCACATTCTTGTCCTAAAAGGGTACTTCAAGCATATCAGTAAGTGCTACTGGCCTCTCCCTAGAGAGCAGTATGAATGTGGTGGCTACAGGAGCAGAGAGATACTGAGAAGGCTGTTGCATTGACAGTATCTCTCTGCTACTCAAAGGCTGACTCTCTGCTACTCAGCATTGGGAGTCAGTTATCTCAACTCTGCAGGATGAGGCCACATGCGTGAATGGGATGGAAGCCAGAGGGTCTCTACCTAGCTGGATTGACTCTGCAGTAATAACCTCAAAGCCCAGTACTACACATGGTGCAGAGGTGGACATCTCACCTAAGACTGTGGAGGGGAACAATGTGATTCACCATAATAAAATCCATCAACTCAAATTATCTGCTCTAATAACATATGCTCTATTGACAGGAAGGGTAGCAATAAAACTAATGGCAATTTATGATCAGGCTCTGAAAACTATCTTTAACTTTCccttaactttatattttttaaataaattaatagatgaCAGAATAAAATGTTGAAGATTACTCTCAGATATGATCCTACATTAGGAGAATTATtctaaaactgttttccaaaatataaaatgagaacccaggaatacacacacacagactctctctctctctcctctctctctccaggtTTGAATCACAGCATTGCCACACATTA
This sequence is a window from Homo sapiens chromosome 12, GRCh38.p14 Primary Assembly. Protein-coding genes within it:
- the GARIN6 gene encoding Golgi-associated RAB2 interactor protein 6 translates to MEDCCMLPYYTAQSSPAMGMFNTSMGKLQRQLYKGEYTIFRYAPMFESDFIQISKRGEVIDVHNRARMVTMGIVRTSPCLTLPDVMLLARPAAVCDNARCGPATQKRESPPAEILELTRLLPLMFVKITIHNSVKKQLHLKLATGRSFYLQLCPPSDASEDLFVHWENLVYILRPPVEAYSDTRAILAGNTLDSSVLEEVQRSPVGYAMKFCEEKEQFRISRLHMNAEMFGSTYCDYTIEI